The following proteins are encoded in a genomic region of Corylus avellana chromosome ca4, CavTom2PMs-1.0:
- the LOC132176971 gene encoding cysteine-rich receptor-like protein kinase 3 encodes MSRGRLLLLLLLFSCFFVHQCLSDPRATEAARVCSNTTALAQDRPTFVGYFLAAMDTLTSLIATQRYAAVVNGSGNNTVYAFGECMKDLTQTDCNLCFAQCKTQVLRCLPFQRGTRGGRLFYDGCYLRYDDYYFLNETLSLQDMSVCGNQTFVGNDTVFSANVNHLVRNLSLEAPKNDGFSVGSVNKGNVTVYGLAQCWEFANRTGCEECLANAVAKIGSCAPKGEGRALLAGCYMRYSTQKFYYNSTEPVEESNRGRHLAIILAATSSSVAVVLVIATVVFIVRKKLRKKRRERKQLGALLATVNKSKLNISYEILERATNYFHNSNKLGQGGSGSVYKGVLPDGQVVAIKRLFFNTRQWVDHFFNEVNLISGINHKNLVKLLGCSITGPESLLVYEYVPNQSLHDYFSAKTNRQLLTWELRYNIILGTAEGLTYLHEESNTRIIHRDIKLSNILLDKDFMAKIADFGLARLFPEDKTHISTGIAGTLGYMAPEYVVRGKLTEKADVYSFGVLVIEVVCGKRNNAFSQDSHSILQRVWSLHGTGRLCEAVDPVLEGKFQEEEASRLLQIGLLCVQASAELRPSMSLVVKMITDNHEIAQPTQPPFLNSSSAEVSQNIPPPTYYSQPESYNNSSGNDITNSGIEPR; translated from the exons ATGTCTCGTGGCCGCCTGCTCTTACTTCTCCTCCTATTCTCGTGTTTCTTTGTACATCAATGTCTTTCCGACCCAAGAGCTACCGAGGCTGCTCGTGTATGCAGCAACACAACTGCCTTAGCGCAAGACCGCCCAACGTTTGTCGGATACTTCTTGGCAGCCATGGACACCTTGACCTCTCTGATTGCCACCCAAAGATATGCCGCTGTTGTGAACGGGTCGGGTAATAACACGGTTTACGCCTTTGGGGAGTGCATGAAAGATCTTACTCAGACAGACTGTAATCTCTGCTTTGCCCAGTGCAAGACCCAGGTTCTCAGGTGCCTCCCATTTCAGAGAGGCACTCGTGGCGGCAGGCTTTTCTACGACGGGTGTTATCTCAGGTACGATGACTATTATTTCCTAAATGAGACACTGAGTTTGCAAGACATGTCCGTGTGTGGGAACCAAACATTTGTTGGGAATGATACTGTCTTCAGCGCCAATGTTAACCATTTGGTGAGGAATCTGAGCTTGGAAGCACCTAAGAATGATGGGTTCTCTGTGGGGTCTGTGAACAAAGGAAATGTGACGGTTTATGGGTTGGCTCAGTGTTGGGAGTTTGCGAATCGTACCGGTTGCGAGGAATGCTTGGCGAATGCGGTCGCTAAGATCGGTTCGTGTGCTCCGAAAGGAGAAGGAAGGGCCTTGTTAGCTGGCTGCTACATGAGGTATTCGACCCAAAAGTTCTATTATAATTCGACTGAGCCTGTTGAAGAAAGTAATCGAG GACGCCACTTGGCTATAATTTTGGCTGCAACATCTTCTTCTGTGGCTGTTGTTCTGGTTATTGCAACGGTTGTTTTCATTGTGAggaagaaattaagaaagaagAGGAGAG AGAGAAAGCAACTAGGTGCTCTGCTGGCCACCGTGAATAAGTCCAAACTCAATATTTCATATGAAATTCTTGAGAGGGCCACAAATTACTTTCACAATTCCAATAAGCTAGGACAAGGAGGATCTGGTTCAGTTTACAAA GGAGTTTTGCCAGACGGACAGGTTGTTGCCATCAAGAGGCTTTTCTTCAATACAAGACAATGGGTGGATCATTTCTTTAATGAAGTCAATTTAATCAGTGGCATCAATCACAAAAATCTTGTGAAGTTGTTGGGATGCAGCATTACAGGCCCCGAAAGCCTTCTTGTTTATGAATACGTGCCGAATCAAAGCCTTCATGATTACTTCTCTG CTAAAACTAATCGTCAGTTGCTAACGTGGGAGCTGAGGTATAATATCATATTGGGTACAGCTGAGGGCTTGACCTATCTTCACGAGGAATCAAATACAAGAATCATTCATAGAGACATTAAGTTAAGCAATATTCTGCTTGACAAGGACTTCATGGCAAAGATTGCAGATTTTGGACTTGCTAGGTTATTTCCCGAAGATAAGACTCACATCAGCACTGGCATTGCTGGCACACT GGGTTACATGGCTCCAGAGTATGTTGTTCGTGGCAAGTTGACCGAGAAAGCAGACGTTTACAGTTTTGGAGTTCTTGTAATTGAAGTTGTATGTGGAAAGAGAAACAATGCCTTCTCCCAAGATTCACATTCCATCCTACAAAGG GTCTGGAGCCTTCATGGAACGGGTAGGCTATGTGAAGCTGTTGATCCTGTCTTAGAGGGTAAGTTTCAAGAAGAGGAGGCATCTCGCTTACTTCAAATAGGGCTACTATGTGTACAAGCCTCTGCAGAGCTGCGACCATCAATGTCATTAGTTGTGAAAATGATAACTGATAATCATGAAATTGCTCAGCCAACACAGCCACCATTTCTCAATTCTAGCAGTGCAGAAGTCAGCCAAAATATACCACCTCCAACTTACTATTCTCAGCCTGAGTCCTACAACAACTCTTCAGGGAACGACATTACGAATAGCGGGATTGAGCCGAGATGA
- the LOC132180011 gene encoding polygalacturonase ADPG2: protein MKSNKNSSVLFSIFFLVIISIISVEARKHHTRKTKSHNKSGNGDTTRGSNFTAPAPAPLPDHNGSYPTPSTIFNVLSFGAKGDGVSDDSKALVAAWKAACNFAGATVEIPSESKFLIKPITLQGPCMPHLVLQIHGTILAPAKVGSWPKSSLFQWINFKWVHNFTIQGTGTVDGQGSNWWRTSQIHYTQKKSKHVPKTKPTALRFYSSYDVTVRGIKIVDSPQCHLKFDSCGGVKVSNITISTPEDSPNTDGIHLQNTHDVEIQHSNIGCGDDCVSIQTGCSNVHLHHINCGPGHGISLGGLGKDETVACVSNIVVENISVQNALSGVRIKTWQGGMGSVKNVSFTNVQVSEVKVPIMIDQFYCDKGLCQNKTRAVEISGVKYDQIIGTYSERPIHLACSSEIPCTDIDLIDIQLKPSAAAAPSNQRFQKGLCLNSYGRSRAPLVPSSIDYCLRSSSPASVKRVARSHATSNVCY from the exons ATGAAGAGCAATAAGAATTCATCTGTTCTTTTTTCTATATTCTTTCTGGTCATTATATCCATAATCTCAGTTGAGGCAAGAAAGCATCACACTAGGAAGACCAAATCTCACAATAAGAGTGGCAATGGCGACACTACTCGCGGCTCAAATTTTACAGCTCCTGCACCAGCCCCTCTTCCTGATCATAATGGCTCTTATCCCACCCCTTCCACCATTTTTAATGTTCTATCTTTTGGAGCTAAGGGAGACGGAGTCTCAGACGACTCTAAG GCACTGGTAGCAGCATGGAAAGCTGCGTGCAACTTTGCTGGGGCAACAGTAGAAATCCCATCAGAATCCAAGTTCCTGATCAAGCCCATTACTCTTCAGGGCCCTTGTATGCCTCACCTCGTACTTCAG ATCCATGGAACTATCTTAGCTCCTGCAAAAGTTGGTTCATGGCCGAAATCCAGTTTGTTTCAGTGGATAAATTTCAAATGGGTACATAATTTTACCATTCAAGGCACTGGTACTGTTGATGGCCAAGGCTCTAATTGGTGGCGTACCTCTCAAATCCATTATACTCAg AAGAAATCCAAGCACGTTCCAAAAACCAAACCAACT GCTTTGAGATTCTATTCCAGCTATGATGTCACAGTTCGCGGCATCAAAATCGTAGACAGTCCACAGTGCCACTTAAAATTTGACAGCTGTGGGGGTGTCAAAGTTAGCAATATTACGATTTCTACGCCAGAGGATAGCCCGAACACCGACGGGATTCACCTGCAAAACACCCACGACGTAGAAATTCAGCATTCTAATATCGGTTGTG GGGATGATTGTGTATCCATACAAACTGGTTGCTCCAACGTCCATCTTCATCATATTAATTGTGGCCCTGGACATGGTATTAG TTTGGGAGGATTAGGGAAGGACGAAACCGTTGCTTGTGTCTCCAACATCGTTGTCGAGAATATCTCAGTTCAAAATGCTCTATCAGGCGTAAGGATCAAGACATGGCAG GGGGGCATGGGATCTGTGAAGAACGTATCATTCACAAATGTTCAAGTTTCCGAAGTGAAGGTCCCGATAATGATAGACCAATTCTACTGCGACAAGGGTCTCTGCCAGAACAAAACGAGAGCGGTGGAAATATCTGGCGTTAAATATGATCAGATAATTGGAACGTATTCAGAGCGGCCTATCCATTTGGCATGTAGCAGCGAAATTCCGTGCACTGACATTGACTTGATTGATATTCAGTTGAAGCCATCGGCGGCGGCGGCGCCCAGCAATCAACGTTTTCAAAAGGGTTTGTGTTTGAACTCTTATGGGAGATCGAGAGCTCCCCTGGTTCCTTCAAGCATAGACTATTGCTTAAGAAGTAGTAGCCCTGCTTCTGTCAAAAGAGTAGCCAGGTCACATGCTACCAGTAATGTATGTTActga
- the LOC132177312 gene encoding high affinity nitrate transporter 2.5: MEEETQPRKFALPVDSEHKSTEFRIFSVAAPHMRAFHLSWISFLACFVSSFAAPPLLPIIRDNLNLTSTDIGNAGIASVSGAVFARVAMGSACDMFGPRLASASLILLTAPAVFFTSIVSSPTSFLLVRFFTGFSLATFVSTQFWMSSMFSAPVVGSANGFSGGWGNLGGGATQLIMPIVFALIRDIGAVKFTAWRIAFFIPALFQTLSAFAVLILGQDMPDGNFYGLQKSGEKAKDKFSWVFYYGITNYRGWILALTYGYCFGVELTIDNIIAEYFYDRFNLKLHTAGLIAASFGLANLFSRPAGGFISDAMAKRFGMRGRLWALWVTQMIGGVLCLLLGRVSSLSASIVVMVAFSLFVQAACGLTFGVVPFVSRRSLGVVSGMTGGGGNVGAVLTQLIFFRGSRYSKETGITLMGVMIICCTLPLCLIYFPQWGGMFCGPSTKTHATEEEYYMSEWKSNEKEKGFHLPSLKFAENSVSERGRKEDSATRPSDEASPAHV; the protein is encoded by the exons ATGGAAGAAGAAACTCAGCCTCGCAAATTCGCACTTCCGGTGGACTCAGAGCACAAGTCCACCGAATTCAGGATATTCTCGGTGGCAGCACCCCACATGCGAGCATTTCATCTGTCTTGGATCTCTTTCCTCGCTTGTTTTGTGTCTTCGTTTGCTGCTCCGCCGCTCCTCCCAATCATACGCGACAACCTCAACCTCACATCCACAGATATTGGGAACGCTGGGATTGCGTCAGTTTCCGGGGCAGTCTTTGCCCGGGTTGCCATGGGCTCTGCTTGCGACATGTTTGGTCCTCGCCTTGCCTCTGCCTCACTCATCCTCCTCACTGCACCGGCAGTTTTCTTCACTTCCATTGTCTCATCTCCTACCTCTTTTCTCCTCGTCCGCTTTTTCACAGGCTTCTCCCTAGCCACTTTCGTCTCAACCCAATTCTGGATGAGCTCTATGTTCTCTGCTCCGGTAGTCGGTTCCGCCAACGGTTTTTCAGGTGGGTGGGGCAACCTAGGCGGTGGAGCGACGCAACTCATCATGCCCATTGTGTTTGCCCTCATACGCGACATTGGTGCAGTCAAATTTACTGCTTGGAGGATTGCTTTCTTCATTCCTGCTCTGTTTCAAACATTGTCAGCATTCGCCGTTTTAATCCTCGGACAGGACATGCCAGATGGGAACTTCTATGGGCTGCAGAAATCTGGAGAGAAGGCAAAAGACAAATTTTCATGGGTTTTCTATTACGGGATCACAAATTATAGAGGGTGGATTCTGGCGTTGACTTACGGCTATTGCTTTGGAGTAGAGCTCACAATAGACAACATCATAGCAGAGTACTTTTATGACAGATTCAATCTAAAACTCCATACTGCAGGATTAATAGCAGCAAGTTTCGGGTTGGCGAATCTCTTCTCTCGACCCGCAGGAGGGTTTATCTCGGATGCAATGGCAAAGAGATTTGGAATGAGGGGAAGGCTTTGGGCCTTGTGGGTGACGCAAATGATAGGAGGTGTGCTCTGTTTACTTCTCGGGCGTGTGAGCTCTTTAAGTGCATCCATTGTTGTGATGGTTGCCTTCTCTTTGTTTGTCCAAGCTGCATGCGGCCTCACATTTGGGGTGGTTCCTTTTGTCTCTCGAAG gtcactgggggtggtttccgGAATGACAGGAGGTGGGGGAAATGTGGGTGCAGTTCTCACCCAACTAATTTTCTTTAGAGGATCCAGATATTCAAAAGAAACAGGGATAACTCTAATGGGTGTCATGATCATATGCTGCACCCTTCCATTATGCTTGATATACTTCCCACAATGGGGTGGGATGTTTTGTGGTCCATCAACTAAAACGCACGCCACTGAAGAAGAGTATTATATGTCTGAATGGAAATCAAATGAGAAGGAGAAAGGTTTTCATCTACCAAGCTTGAAATTTGCTGAGAATAGCGTAAGCGAAAGAGGCAGAAAAGAAGACTCTGCAACCAGGCCCTCTGATGAGGCCTCACCAGCACATGTTTAG